The following are encoded together in the Humulus lupulus chromosome 5, drHumLupu1.1, whole genome shotgun sequence genome:
- the LOC133777414 gene encoding uncharacterized protein LOC133777414 gives MSQEFQSTAHSGVGSHILLDHSVQAVCSLCQKILSHDNEAAGDLETIGICGDCKFLFSEDLDTPSRESRRRRLPRRRRTRYSSSESSENTFSQQFSQVINLVRQNESTISAYEDLPVEGDPTGRLLQHPSSRTTPMGSRRCRRVLIPSDTKSEDSDNVDSLFADSESNVSFGWHKAFQGDSDAISCSTYGGDSDASVDLHGFLDSEMFTQPIEGGEFDSDTDIDPMHVGLNNWNSDDLGSEGEAEDEEGDGEWEEVHAEEDMIPPTDARSHIRNFSYSSRSGQMGRSSESDDTMHWENREGNQTYTHNIFANSEQAWMADVGESTNYLDARVLEEFLQHLVEDDNSRLGVPPREVSFVNSLPRVIINEEHEKQLDGLACAICKDMLAIGVEVNQLPCKHLYHPSCILPWLRSRNSCPLCRYELPIDDKDYEEGKCNTTSRVEISTHHLNVTEDSFSSSSSDRAEEELEFNEGRLEQRGLQDVEPEANSSRKQSGRRRWFFLAAAPVVGLVGIVLVLWLGNLGTERRGFSTALWPLPQQSQQNLQINGSLSNGRENRSRRWWSLF, from the coding sequence ATGTCACAGGAGTTTCAGTCCACAGCCCATAGTGGTGTGGGCAGTCATATATTGCTTGACCATTCCGTTCAGGCAGTATGTTCTTTATGCCAAAAGATCCTTTCACATGATAATGAGGCAGCTGGTGATCTTGAAACGATTGGCATTTGTGGTGACTGTAAATTTTTGTTTTCTGAAGATCTGGATACCCCATCACGTGAATCTCGTCGAAGGAGACTACCACGCCGAAGAAGAACCAGGTATAGCAGTAGTGAGTCCTCAGAAAATACTTTTTCCCAACAATTCTCACAGGTGATCAATCTGGTGAGGCAAAATGAGTCGACTATCTCTGCATATGAGGATTTGCCAGTAGAAGGTGATCCTACCGGTAGGTTATTGCAGCACCCGAGTTCCCGGACTACTCCAATGGGGTCTAGAAGATGTAGGCGGGTGCTCATTCCCTCTGATACGAAAAGCGAAGATTCCGATAATGTGGATTCTTTATTTGCTGATAGTGAATCTAATGTCAGTTTTGGCTGGCACAAGGCATTCCAAGGTGACAGTGATGCCATTTCTTGTAGCACTTATGGAGGAGACTCTGATGCTTCAGTAGATCTCCATGGTTTTCTGGACTCAGAGATGTTTACTCAACCAATTGAAGGTGGTGAGTTTGACAGTGATACTGACATTGATCCAATGCATGTTGGGCTTAACAATTGGAACTCTGATGATCTAGGAAGTGAAGGAGAAGCAGAAGATGAAGAAGGTGATGGTGAATGGGAAGAAGTCCATGCTGAGGAAGACATGATTCCACCTACAGATGCCAGATCTCATATAAGGAACTTTTCATATTCTAGTCGAAGTGGACAAATGGGTCGTTCTTCTGAATCCGATGATACTATGCATTGGGAAAATAGGGAAGGCAATCAAACATATACCCATAACATCTTTGCAAACTCAGAACAAGCTTGGATGGCTGACGTTGGAGAGTCTACAAATTATCTTGATGCGAGAGTCTTGGAAGAATTCCTTCAGCATCTGGTTGAGGATGACAACTCAAGACTTGGAGTGCCTCCTAGAGAGGTATCTTTTGTGAATAGTCTACCTCGTGTGATCATTAATGAGGAACATGAGAAGCAGCTTGATGGCTTAGCTTGTGCAATTTGCAAGGATATGCTAGCCATTGGTGTTGAGGTGAATCAACTTCCCTGCAAACACCTTTATCACCCTTCATGTATATTGCCATGGTTGCGTTCTCGAAACTCATGCCCCCTTTGTAGATATGAGCTGCCAATTGATGATAAAGATTATGAAGAGGGGAAGTGTAACACTACGAGTAGAGTGGAGATCAGCACTCACCATCTGAATGTGACAGAGGACAGTTTCTCTAGCTCCTCATCTGACAGGGCAGAGGAAGAGCTCGAATTTAATGAAGGTAGATTAGAGCAGAGAGGGCTGCAGGATGTGGAACCAGAAGCAAATAGCTCCAGAAAGCAGAGTGGTAGGAGAAGATGGTTTTTTCTTGCAGCAGCTCCAGTTGTCGGTCTTGTGGGCATTGTTCTTGTCTTGTGGTTAGGAAACCTTGGAACAGAAAGAAGAGGATTTTCCACCGCCCTCTGGCCCCTCCCCCAACAAAGCCAACAAAATCTTCAAATTAATGGCTCCTTATCCAACGGAAGGGAGAATAGGAGCAGGAGATGGTGGTCACTGTtctaa